A window of the Gossypium hirsutum isolate 1008001.06 chromosome A05, Gossypium_hirsutum_v2.1, whole genome shotgun sequence genome harbors these coding sequences:
- the LOC121228922 gene encoding uncharacterized protein — protein MGIVKFDDSSAPNVTRNPLPNHANQRVNGINESGSKKIKCEVTEVKTPLRRVWKEMIKRGLIVLDSKERSERKRNYCEFHNGEVHEIQECIKFRALVQDMMDNKEVEFYEELKSPEEGNICASEGESIAKTQKVNYPVNYGCNVTIPREENPVNASEEGKDIGLYTCSRRRYNSANPRAEHIKGKALAVEQLKENIAEFEPPVNELVNEEEAKEFLKILKYGEYSIVEQLYKKLARISMLALLLSLEVYRSSLMKVLNETYVANDISINKLDCLVSNISTDNFIFFNDDEIPPEGMGSTKALYINTCCKGYTLPGVLIDNGLALNVLPLSMLNMLPVDSSYMKTYQNIMKAFNGTERRVMERIKIPLLIGPNTYDVDFLVMDIKPSYNCLLGRP, from the exons ATGGGGATTGTAAAGTTTGACGACTCATCCGCACCAAATGTAACAAGAAACCCGCTACCCAACCATGCTAACCAAAGGGTAAACGGGATAAATGAAAGTGGAAGCAAGAAAATCAAATGTGAGGTTACGGAAGTTAAAACCCCATTGAGACGGGTCTGGAAAGAGATGATAAAAAGAGGATTGATCGTACTGGATTCAAAAGAAAGATCTGAAAGAAAGAGGAACTATTGTGAGTTCCATAATGGAGAAGtacatgaaatccaagaatgcaTCAAGTTCAGAGCCCTAGTGCAGGACATGATGGACAACAAAGAAGTAGAGTTTTATGAAGAGCTTAAAAGCCCTGAAGAGGGAAATATATGCGCGTCGGAAGGAGAATCGATAGCGAAAACCCAAAAAGTCAACTACCCAGTG AACTATGGCTGTAATGTGACAATCCCGAGAGAGGAGAACCCAGTCAATGCTTCAGAAGAGGGCAAAGATATAGGTCTCTATACGTGTAGTAGGAGGCGCTACAATTCAGCAAATCCAAGAGCGGAGcatataaaaggaaaagccttggcggttgaacagTTGAAGGAAAATATAGCCGAATTTGAGCCTCCCGTTAATGAGCTAGTAAATGAAGAGGAGGCTaaagaatttttgaaaattttaaagtacgGTGAGTACAGTATTGTAGAACAGCTGTATAAAAAACTAGCTCGCATCTCGATGCTAGCCTTACTTTTAAGCTTGGAGGTCTATCGTAGCTCACTGATGAAAGTTTTAAATGAAACCTATGTCGCTAATGATATTTCCATTAATAAGCTAGACTGCCTAGTTAGCAACATAAGTActgataacttcatcttctttaatgatgatgaaataccacccgAAGGCATGGGATCGACCAAGGCTCTGTACATCAACACCTGCTGCAAGGGGTATACGCTACCGGGGGTGTTGATTGATAACGGGTTAGCCTTGAATGTCTTACCCTTATCCATGCTGAACATGTTACCTGTGGATAGCTCTTACATGAAAACGTACCAAAACATAATGAAGGCATTCAACGGCACCGAAAGAAGGGTAATGGAAAGAATCAAAATACCCCTTCTGATTGGCCCAAACACGTACGATGTGGACTTCCTGGTAATGGACATCAAGCCTTCGTATAactgcctattggggaggccttag